A genomic region of Salinibacter pepae contains the following coding sequences:
- a CDS encoding tetratricopeptide repeat protein: MLPPSADTTSPRARRLLLQGTTEAQLGDYEEAISHFEAALEQVPKAPVLLQALADAHEAQGALSTALFYAQRAQTQGSPRPSPYRRLAEMQRAAGDPAAALRTYQQLLDHFPHANDAHRARASIQADLGRTKGAIQSYKMYLQHTDSPPIDVYRRLLSLYRKTGDKDGVKTTLRTLVDRRPNDRSYRRRLGEYYADEGQPREALALLAPLGRQFPNDEALRRQVRRLARQTGQSIASPTQRGQSDSTRSQSASPDAPLRRARSMYNAATASSPPDTAQLRAAAGVLRDVLHQSPDPEAALSLQAELYQAWGRPEEAGRAMERLLDLTPRAAGRWVRTAQTYQRAHLYARAAEVAEEGFRLFPGHMPLARTAAFARLRAGDPAKARRHFQDALSLLGDSTGAAAEAVLHAGLGLAKSRLGRPREADDALKNARALAPQHPRVVRLYARSLARQDDRLDQALDLAERAVENAPDSPSAHRALGQVQFRRDELEAARRHLRIALDAGGPAATLLERLGDVEAALGNDRAARTYWQRALDRTPDRSSLREKLAAPANS; this comes from the coding sequence GTGCTCCCCCCGTCCGCCGACACCACGTCCCCCCGGGCTCGCCGGCTGCTCCTTCAGGGCACCACCGAGGCGCAGTTGGGGGACTATGAGGAGGCCATTTCGCACTTTGAGGCGGCGCTGGAGCAGGTGCCAAAAGCCCCGGTCCTTCTCCAGGCCCTCGCCGACGCGCATGAGGCCCAGGGCGCCCTCTCCACCGCCCTCTTCTATGCGCAGCGGGCCCAGACGCAAGGATCGCCTCGCCCGTCGCCCTACCGGCGCCTCGCCGAAATGCAGCGGGCTGCTGGGGACCCGGCCGCAGCCCTCCGCACCTACCAGCAGCTTCTCGACCATTTCCCCCACGCCAACGACGCGCACCGGGCCCGGGCGTCAATTCAGGCGGACCTGGGGCGGACGAAGGGCGCAATTCAATCCTACAAAATGTACCTCCAGCACACCGATTCGCCCCCGATCGACGTGTATCGTCGGCTGCTTTCCCTCTACCGCAAAACGGGCGACAAAGACGGAGTTAAGACCACCCTTCGAACCCTGGTAGACCGGCGGCCCAATGATCGTTCGTACCGGCGTCGCCTCGGGGAATACTACGCAGACGAGGGGCAGCCCCGAGAGGCGCTCGCCCTACTGGCTCCGCTGGGGCGGCAGTTCCCCAACGACGAAGCCCTTCGGCGGCAGGTCCGACGGCTCGCCCGCCAGACCGGGCAATCAATTGCCTCCCCCACTCAGCGGGGGCAGTCGGACTCGACCCGCTCTCAGAGCGCATCCCCGGATGCGCCCCTGCGCCGTGCCCGGTCGATGTACAACGCAGCGACCGCCTCGTCCCCGCCCGACACCGCACAGCTGCGCGCCGCGGCGGGGGTGTTGCGGGATGTCTTGCATCAATCCCCCGACCCTGAAGCGGCCCTCTCCCTCCAGGCCGAGCTCTACCAGGCATGGGGCCGCCCCGAGGAGGCAGGGCGGGCGATGGAGCGGCTTTTGGATCTTACCCCCCGGGCCGCAGGCCGATGGGTGCGGACCGCACAGACGTACCAGCGGGCGCACCTGTACGCTCGTGCCGCCGAGGTGGCCGAAGAAGGATTCCGGCTCTTCCCCGGACACATGCCCCTGGCCCGCACCGCCGCGTTCGCACGACTTCGCGCAGGCGACCCCGCCAAGGCCCGACGCCACTTCCAGGATGCCCTGTCTCTCCTCGGCGACTCCACCGGCGCCGCGGCAGAAGCCGTCTTGCACGCTGGCCTCGGGCTCGCCAAGAGCCGGCTCGGGCGGCCCCGGGAGGCCGACGACGCCCTGAAGAACGCTCGCGCCCTCGCCCCCCAGCATCCACGGGTGGTTCGCCTGTATGCCCGAAGCCTGGCCCGGCAGGACGACCGGCTGGACCAGGCCCTCGACCTCGCAGAGCGGGCCGTGGAGAATGCCCCGGATTCGCCGTCGGCCCACCGCGCGCTGGGACAGGTGCAGTTCCGGCGCGACGAGTTGGAGGCCGCGCGGCGTCACCTGCGCATCGCCCTGGACGCCGGCGGCCCCGCTGCCACGCTCTTGGAGCGGCTGGGCGACGTGGAGGCGGCGCTGGGCAACGACAGGGCGGCCCGAACGTACTGGCAACGGGCGCTCGACCGCACTCCCGATCGCTCCTCCCTGCGCGAGAAGCTTGCCGCACCCGCGAACTCATAG
- a CDS encoding DUF4292 domain-containing protein, with amino-acid sequence MTSSPVPSASRALLLTLTCALFLIGCGSSSPNTAPRLPDAFPDHSVDQIRTQITRGTDTIRGYTAKARVRVQTPNQTQSFNAVIHHRRADSLFMRLSLFGIEGGRLLLTPDSVFFYDTRNTVLRVGPVEAVQELFPAPVSSDQFFDNMLGVLAPAARPAWSLQSDSTLYYLSDATDRERYTVDPAHWRVVRYEERSATGTVRQKRLFSQFRRVEDVLLPARLIFQQPSDDLRAVVTYEEMTLNPSGLSFSLDVPDQVPRRRFQ; translated from the coding sequence TTGACGTCCTCCCCGGTCCCTTCCGCCTCCCGTGCGCTCCTGCTCACGCTGACCTGTGCTCTTTTTCTCATCGGCTGCGGCAGTTCGTCGCCGAACACCGCCCCGCGCCTCCCCGACGCCTTTCCCGACCATTCGGTCGATCAGATCCGGACCCAGATTACGAGGGGCACCGACACGATTCGGGGCTACACCGCGAAAGCGCGGGTCCGCGTCCAGACCCCCAACCAGACCCAATCGTTCAACGCCGTCATTCATCACCGGCGGGCCGACTCCCTGTTCATGCGCCTCAGCCTGTTCGGGATCGAAGGGGGACGCCTCCTCCTGACGCCCGACAGCGTGTTTTTCTACGACACGCGCAACACGGTCCTGCGCGTGGGGCCGGTGGAGGCCGTCCAGGAGCTCTTTCCCGCCCCGGTGTCGTCGGACCAGTTCTTCGACAACATGCTCGGGGTGCTCGCCCCGGCCGCCCGCCCCGCATGGTCGCTACAGTCCGACAGCACCCTGTACTACCTGTCGGACGCCACGGACCGGGAGCGCTACACGGTCGACCCGGCCCACTGGCGCGTCGTCCGGTACGAAGAGCGCTCGGCCACCGGAACCGTCCGTCAGAAACGGCTGTTTTCGCAATTCCGACGGGTCGAGGACGTGTTGCTGCCCGCCCGTCTGATCTTTCAACAGCCGTCCGACGACCTCCGGGCCGTGGTGACCTACGAGGAGATGACCCTCAACCCGTCAGGACTTTCCTTCTCCCTCGACGTGCCCGACCAGGTGCCCCGCCGGAGATTTCAGTAG
- a CDS encoding murein hydrolase activator EnvC family protein, whose product MRSPWPPRQIAQWAVRAGLVVLLALAGPVAPPAAHGQDASSRRETTEQRLDQLQQQIQQEQQRLQKTEREAESTQEQLESLQREIALREKLVSTYQARLDELGRERSRLRDTLSTLQTRLETLRKDYRDQLVHAYKYGRLHDLALLLASRSINQMLIRARYLRRFATDRRRQRSAIQTAAGEVRSSRKQLAAKRAETRDLLAEARTERTNLRALERERRQVIDELRARRSELEQQIEQKQRQAQQLEQRIQTLVARARREQADSGMEAEVAATLSASFQANRGALPWPVEGAVTTDFGNQVDPVHETTTYHPGILIATSPRSPVRAIFDGTVTGIDFVPGYGTYVVIQHGEYLSVYSNFSTLSIAEGNQIEAGQVIGQSGTESEPRGASLFFGLVNRSSSEFVDPSGWLSVR is encoded by the coding sequence ATGCGTTCTCCCTGGCCGCCACGACAAATCGCCCAGTGGGCAGTGCGGGCCGGCCTCGTCGTGCTTCTCGCCCTCGCGGGGCCCGTCGCGCCTCCGGCCGCGCACGGACAGGACGCCTCGTCTCGTCGCGAGACCACGGAGCAACGCCTCGACCAACTTCAGCAGCAGATCCAGCAGGAGCAGCAGCGCCTCCAGAAAACAGAAAGGGAGGCGGAGTCTACCCAGGAGCAGCTCGAATCGCTCCAACGCGAGATTGCCCTCCGCGAAAAGCTGGTGTCAACCTACCAGGCCCGTCTCGACGAGCTGGGCCGGGAGCGCTCGCGCCTCCGCGACACGCTGTCGACCCTGCAGACGCGCCTCGAAACGCTTCGGAAGGACTACCGGGACCAGCTCGTCCACGCCTACAAGTACGGGCGCCTGCACGACCTGGCCCTGCTGCTCGCCTCCCGGTCCATCAACCAGATGCTCATCCGTGCGCGGTACCTGCGGCGGTTCGCCACCGACCGTCGCCGGCAGCGGAGTGCCATCCAGACGGCCGCGGGGGAGGTTCGCTCCTCGCGCAAACAGCTGGCCGCAAAGCGGGCCGAGACCCGGGACCTCCTCGCCGAGGCACGCACCGAGCGCACAAACCTGCGGGCCCTCGAACGGGAGCGGCGACAGGTCATTGACGAGCTGCGGGCCCGGCGCTCCGAGCTGGAACAGCAGATCGAGCAGAAGCAGCGGCAGGCCCAGCAACTCGAACAGCGCATCCAGACGCTCGTGGCCCGGGCCAGGCGCGAGCAGGCCGACTCGGGCATGGAGGCCGAGGTTGCCGCCACCCTCTCCGCCTCGTTTCAGGCAAACCGCGGGGCCCTGCCCTGGCCCGTAGAGGGGGCCGTCACGACCGACTTTGGCAATCAGGTGGACCCCGTCCACGAAACGACCACGTACCACCCCGGCATCCTCATCGCGACCTCTCCCCGCAGTCCGGTCCGGGCCATCTTCGACGGCACGGTGACCGGAATCGACTTCGTGCCCGGGTACGGCACGTACGTCGTCATCCAGCACGGCGAGTACCTCTCGGTGTACAGCAACTTCTCCACCCTGTCGATCGCCGAGGGCAACCAGATCGAGGCGGGGCAGGTCATCGGGCAGTCCGGCACCGAGAGCGAACCGCGGGGCGCCAGCCTCTTCTTCGGCCTCGTAAACCGATCGTCAAGCGAGTTTGTGGATCCGTCCGGATGGCTCTCGGTCCGTTAA
- the lpdA gene encoding dihydrolipoyl dehydrogenase, which translates to MATDYDCVIVGSGPGGYETAIRATQLGMETAIVEKDKLGGVCLNVGCIPTKALLKSAEVMAETSHLDDFGLELDGSVSPDFPSVIERSRGAAHQMNQGVRFLMQKNDIDVLRGHGRLTAPDTVEIEPSVNMDGEEVGEARTVTGEHIILATGARPNELPFLPIDGEKVMSSKEAMLQTERPDSLVIVGAGAIGVEFGYFYHHMGTDVTIIEVQDRMVPAEDKDVSKELEKAYTKMGIEVMTGANVKGVDKDAEPLRVEVETGGSTEHIECDQVLSAVGVVGNVENIGLETVGVETESGDIVVDDYYRTNVDGVYAIGDVTGAPWLAHKASHEGILCIEKIAGHDVRPMDPNDIPACTYCQPQIASVGHTEEEAREAGYDVKVGTFPFKANGKAAALGHQEGFVKTIYDEKYGELLGCHIIGEDATELISEVVAARKLETTGLEIMESMHPHPTLSETVMEATREAYGQPINI; encoded by the coding sequence ATGGCTACGGACTACGATTGCGTGATTGTCGGCAGCGGCCCCGGCGGCTACGAAACGGCCATCCGGGCCACCCAGCTCGGCATGGAGACGGCCATCGTTGAGAAGGACAAGCTCGGCGGCGTCTGCCTGAACGTCGGCTGCATTCCGACGAAGGCCCTCCTCAAAAGCGCCGAGGTGATGGCCGAGACCAGCCACCTCGACGACTTCGGGCTGGAGCTGGACGGGTCGGTCTCCCCCGACTTCCCGAGCGTCATCGAGCGCAGCCGCGGGGCGGCCCACCAGATGAACCAGGGCGTCCGGTTCCTGATGCAGAAAAACGACATCGACGTCCTGCGCGGCCACGGGCGCCTGACCGCGCCGGACACCGTCGAGATTGAGCCGTCGGTCAACATGGACGGGGAGGAGGTCGGGGAGGCCCGCACCGTCACGGGCGAGCACATCATCCTGGCCACCGGCGCCCGGCCGAACGAGCTTCCCTTCCTCCCGATCGACGGGGAGAAGGTAATGAGCTCCAAGGAGGCGATGCTCCAGACCGAACGGCCCGACTCCCTGGTGATCGTCGGCGCCGGGGCCATCGGGGTCGAGTTTGGGTACTTCTACCACCACATGGGCACGGACGTCACCATCATTGAGGTGCAGGACCGCATGGTGCCCGCCGAGGACAAGGACGTGTCCAAAGAGCTGGAGAAGGCCTACACGAAAATGGGCATCGAGGTCATGACCGGGGCCAACGTCAAGGGCGTAGACAAGGACGCCGAGCCCCTCCGCGTGGAGGTCGAGACCGGCGGCAGCACCGAGCACATCGAGTGCGACCAGGTGCTCTCCGCCGTCGGCGTCGTGGGCAACGTCGAAAACATCGGCCTGGAGACGGTCGGCGTCGAGACGGAGAGCGGCGACATCGTGGTCGACGACTACTACCGGACCAACGTCGACGGGGTCTACGCCATCGGCGACGTCACCGGGGCGCCCTGGCTTGCCCACAAGGCCAGCCACGAGGGCATTCTCTGCATCGAGAAGATCGCGGGCCACGACGTGCGGCCGATGGACCCGAACGACATTCCGGCCTGCACCTACTGCCAGCCGCAGATCGCCTCGGTGGGCCACACCGAAGAGGAGGCTAGGGAGGCCGGCTACGACGTGAAGGTCGGCACCTTCCCGTTCAAGGCCAACGGGAAGGCCGCCGCGCTGGGCCACCAGGAGGGCTTCGTCAAGACCATCTACGACGAGAAGTACGGCGAGCTGCTGGGCTGCCACATCATCGGGGAGGACGCCACGGAGCTGATCTCGGAGGTCGTCGCGGCGCGGAAGCTGGAGACGACGGGCCTGGAGATCATGGAGTCGATGCACCCGCACCCGACCCTCTCGGAGACGGTCATGGAGGCGACCCGCGAGGCCTACGGCCAGCCGATCAACATCTAA
- a CDS encoding M1 family metallopeptidase, giving the protein MVCRRPVRILVLLLLFAGLGGCSSTSAQDSGGPLPPEQAAYDVFHYDLDVAVDPARERVEGTVDVRAVVEAPLEVLVLNLDRRLSVRQAWEIGAQDTRRSVERKDGRNELWIDLGRSYAAGDTLHARVAYEGRPRVAPNPPWDGGLTWDETPAGAPWIATSCQTEGADLWWPVKDHPSDEPDSMDLAFTVPTSLVAASNGRLRSVERASDSTETYRWHVSTPINTYNVTLNAAPYVSLDTTYTSTSGDAVPVAAYVLPSDSARAARALPDFLDQVRFLEETLGPYPPRADKYGLAQSPFLGMEHQSLIAYGHDFTPGGLGYGASFDALHFHELAHEWYGNLVTVRDWKDFWLHEGTATYLEALYAEARRGESAYHGRIDDFRQAMTGGTPIARRDPTSAEDIYHGDVYNRGALALHTLRHVVGEEALRTILRRFAYPDGPVRDGGTPFRNVTTAEFIRLAESVSGRSLDAFFEVYLYRDTLPVLETSRADGRLQLRWTHTGEATFEVPVPVRVADSTRRVSMTGGEGRLSVPADAGVAVDPAGWVLRRQ; this is encoded by the coding sequence ATGGTCTGCCGCCGTCCCGTCCGAATCCTCGTGCTGCTCCTGCTCTTTGCCGGGCTTGGGGGGTGCTCTTCTACCTCGGCGCAAGATTCGGGCGGGCCGCTCCCGCCCGAGCAGGCGGCCTACGATGTATTTCACTACGACCTGGACGTCGCGGTGGACCCGGCCCGCGAGCGAGTTGAAGGGACGGTCGACGTGCGGGCGGTCGTCGAGGCCCCCTTGGAGGTCCTGGTTCTCAATCTCGACCGCCGTTTGTCCGTGCGGCAGGCCTGGGAGATCGGAGCCCAAGACACACGTCGTTCTGTAGAGCGGAAGGACGGCCGGAACGAGCTCTGGATCGACCTGGGCCGGTCGTATGCCGCCGGCGACACCCTGCACGCGCGGGTGGCGTACGAAGGGCGCCCCCGTGTCGCCCCGAACCCGCCCTGGGACGGCGGCCTGACGTGGGACGAGACCCCGGCGGGCGCGCCCTGGATCGCGACGTCGTGCCAGACGGAAGGGGCCGACCTGTGGTGGCCGGTGAAGGACCATCCCTCCGACGAGCCGGACTCGATGGACCTCGCGTTCACGGTGCCCACCTCGCTCGTCGCCGCCTCCAACGGGCGCCTCCGTTCGGTGGAGCGGGCCTCAGACTCGACGGAGACCTACCGGTGGCACGTGTCCACACCGATTAACACCTACAACGTGACCCTCAACGCGGCGCCGTACGTGTCCCTCGACACCACCTACACCAGCACCAGCGGCGATGCCGTGCCGGTGGCCGCCTACGTGCTGCCGTCGGACTCGGCCCGCGCCGCCCGGGCCCTGCCGGACTTTCTCGATCAGGTGCGCTTCCTGGAGGAGACGCTCGGGCCCTACCCCCCACGGGCGGACAAGTACGGGCTTGCCCAGTCGCCCTTCCTCGGCATGGAGCACCAGTCCCTGATTGCGTACGGCCACGACTTTACGCCCGGGGGGCTCGGCTACGGCGCCTCCTTCGACGCCCTTCACTTTCACGAACTGGCCCACGAGTGGTACGGCAACCTCGTCACGGTGCGGGACTGGAAGGATTTCTGGCTCCACGAGGGGACGGCCACGTACCTAGAAGCCCTGTACGCGGAGGCCCGGCGAGGGGAGAGCGCCTACCACGGGCGCATCGACGACTTTCGGCAGGCGATGACCGGCGGCACGCCGATTGCCCGCCGCGATCCGACATCGGCCGAAGACATCTATCACGGCGATGTGTACAACCGTGGGGCCCTCGCCCTCCACACCCTCCGGCACGTCGTGGGGGAGGAGGCCCTGCGCACCATTCTACGCCGGTTTGCGTATCCGGACGGCCCCGTACGGGACGGAGGAACGCCCTTTCGCAACGTCACGACGGCGGAATTTATCCGGCTGGCCGAGTCGGTCTCGGGCCGATCCCTCGACGCGTTCTTCGAGGTGTATCTGTACCGGGACACACTGCCGGTTCTGGAGACGAGCCGGGCCGACGGGCGCCTGCAACTGCGGTGGACACACACGGGGGAGGCGACGTTCGAGGTGCCCGTGCCGGTGCGCGTCGCCGATTCAACGCGACGGGTGTCCATGACCGGCGGGGAGGGGCGCCTTTCGGTCCCGGCGGACGCGGGCGTGGCGGTGGACCCGGCGGGCTGGGTGCTCCGCCGACAGTAG
- a CDS encoding J domain-containing protein, which produces MSTYHDILGINPGASQEEIKHAFRRRALECHPDQADEGDKEEAQREFLRVREAFETLSESEDERWSRGARNGDSSDEEGASGRGRRRSFAERWRSAEKVRVRKEVVDRVSGLSGEYRLIREKNKITIPACAVLTVSVFLYDPLTMHGTGLFLFDVLLVGLVGSACGFALGSVWAYAEIFLTGR; this is translated from the coding sequence ATGAGCACGTACCACGACATTTTGGGCATCAATCCGGGGGCGTCCCAGGAGGAAATCAAGCACGCGTTCCGCCGTCGCGCGCTGGAGTGCCACCCCGATCAGGCCGACGAGGGGGACAAAGAAGAGGCCCAGCGCGAGTTTTTGCGGGTCCGGGAGGCCTTCGAGACCCTGAGCGAGTCGGAGGACGAGCGTTGGTCGCGGGGCGCCCGCAACGGAGACTCCTCGGATGAGGAGGGGGCGAGCGGGCGGGGCCGACGGCGGTCGTTCGCGGAGCGGTGGCGCAGTGCGGAGAAGGTGCGCGTGCGCAAAGAGGTCGTCGATCGCGTGTCGGGGCTGTCCGGCGAATATCGGCTCATCCGCGAAAAAAATAAAATTACGATCCCGGCCTGCGCGGTGCTCACTGTGTCCGTGTTTCTGTACGACCCGCTCACGATGCACGGGACTGGCCTCTTTCTCTTCGATGTTCTCCTCGTCGGGCTCGTGGGGAGCGCCTGCGGGTTCGCCCTGGGCAGCGTGTGGGCGTACGCGGAAATCTTCTTGACCGGTCGATGA
- the mutS gene encoding DNA mismatch repair protein MutS, with the protein MAQSSTQQRGRTPLMRQYYKIKERHPKAILLFRMGDFYESFDDDAKTVSRLLGITLTERNNGDADDVPMAGFPHHALDSHLPKLIRSGLRVAICEQVEDADDSSGKVVDRDVVEVVTPGVSFHDQLLSPKQSNFLAALHFGTGRDKDRIGFSFIDATTGEFSVTEAGLNQLQDLIQTVAPSEVIVDKRKTERLQQHLREVPFTVTEQEDWVFKYDFAYQTLLEHFETHSLKGFGVDDMDLGVVASGAALHYLGETQKGALPHVRKIKRYSKDEHIALDPETKRNLELVQSIQDDGHEGTLVSILDETETPMGGRRLRAWLVRPLRDVGRIRHRLDAVEACVDARPLRDDLREELNQMGDLERLAGKVATGRAAPGDLIAIKHTLRRLPNVLGLLANADSDALGAIEDDLRPCPEMVDRIQGALVDDPPAKISEGGLIRDGYSEELDELRTIAQEGKDWVANLEKEESERTDIPSLKVGFNKVFGYYIEVTNTHADKVPEDYIRKQTLVDSERYVTPELKEMEEKILTAEEKIETLEQELFNELRAQIAQQTGILQENAELLAHLDCFAGLAEVAEQHDYMRPSVDDGLTIDIEEGRHPVVEQTLPPGDPFIPNDMALDPDDEQVLIITGPNMAGKSVALRQVGLIVLLAQVGSFVPAEAAQIGVVDRIFTRVGASDNLAAGESTFLVEMNEAANILNNATARSLILFDEVGRGTSTFDGLSIAWAIVEYLHERPEVAARTLFATHYHELNAMADRLERVHNYRIQVSEHEGEIVFLRKLIPGGADHSYGIEVAKMAGLPDAVIARAREVLQNLESQHLEVGADEADGAPSEDPPSGDGVRARKGEAGAVTDLEDSQANQMHLFGQPDPAAEEIKEMLGEIDPNRITPVEALMKLAEMKETLAD; encoded by the coding sequence ATGGCTCAGTCCAGCACCCAGCAACGCGGCCGTACGCCCCTCATGCGGCAGTACTACAAAATTAAGGAGCGCCACCCGAAGGCGATCCTTCTGTTCCGCATGGGCGACTTCTACGAGTCGTTCGACGACGACGCGAAGACGGTCAGTCGGCTCCTCGGGATTACGCTCACCGAGCGCAACAACGGCGACGCCGACGACGTCCCGATGGCGGGCTTTCCGCACCACGCTCTCGACAGCCACCTGCCCAAGCTCATCCGGTCTGGCCTTCGTGTGGCCATCTGCGAGCAGGTGGAGGACGCCGACGACTCGAGCGGGAAGGTCGTGGACCGCGACGTGGTGGAGGTCGTGACGCCGGGCGTGTCGTTCCACGACCAACTGCTGAGCCCGAAGCAGTCGAACTTCCTGGCGGCCCTCCACTTCGGCACCGGCCGCGACAAGGACCGCATCGGCTTTTCCTTCATCGACGCCACCACGGGCGAGTTCAGCGTCACCGAGGCCGGCCTCAACCAGCTGCAGGACCTCATCCAGACGGTGGCCCCGTCGGAGGTGATCGTGGACAAGCGCAAGACAGAGCGCCTCCAGCAGCACCTCCGGGAGGTGCCGTTTACCGTGACCGAGCAGGAGGACTGGGTCTTCAAGTACGACTTCGCGTACCAGACGCTCCTGGAGCACTTCGAGACCCACTCGCTGAAGGGCTTCGGGGTGGACGACATGGACCTGGGCGTGGTGGCGTCGGGCGCGGCGCTCCACTACCTGGGCGAGACGCAAAAGGGGGCGCTGCCCCACGTCCGCAAGATCAAGCGCTACTCGAAGGACGAGCACATCGCGCTCGACCCGGAGACGAAGCGCAACCTCGAGCTCGTGCAGTCCATCCAGGACGACGGGCACGAGGGCACGCTCGTGAGCATCCTCGACGAGACGGAGACGCCGATGGGTGGGCGCCGCCTCCGCGCCTGGCTGGTGCGCCCCCTCCGCGACGTGGGCCGCATTCGGCACCGCCTGGACGCTGTGGAGGCCTGCGTCGACGCTCGCCCCCTGCGGGACGACCTCCGCGAAGAGCTGAACCAGATGGGCGACCTGGAGCGGCTGGCGGGCAAGGTGGCCACGGGCCGCGCCGCCCCCGGCGACCTGATCGCGATCAAGCACACGCTCCGCCGCCTCCCGAACGTGCTCGGGCTCCTGGCGAACGCCGACTCGGACGCCCTGGGCGCCATCGAGGACGACCTACGGCCCTGTCCCGAGATGGTCGATCGGATCCAGGGCGCCCTCGTGGACGACCCGCCCGCGAAGATCAGTGAGGGCGGCCTCATCCGCGACGGCTACTCCGAGGAGCTCGACGAGCTGCGGACCATCGCGCAGGAGGGCAAGGACTGGGTGGCCAACCTGGAGAAAGAGGAGAGCGAGCGCACCGACATTCCGTCCCTCAAGGTCGGCTTCAACAAGGTGTTTGGGTACTACATCGAGGTGACCAACACCCACGCCGACAAGGTGCCCGAGGACTACATCCGCAAGCAGACGCTCGTGGATTCGGAGCGGTACGTGACGCCGGAGCTGAAGGAGATGGAGGAGAAGATCCTGACGGCGGAGGAAAAAATCGAGACGCTGGAGCAGGAGCTCTTCAACGAGCTCCGAGCCCAAATTGCCCAGCAGACGGGCATTCTGCAGGAAAACGCCGAGCTCCTGGCGCATCTCGACTGTTTTGCGGGCCTGGCCGAGGTGGCCGAGCAGCACGACTACATGCGGCCGTCGGTGGACGACGGGCTCACCATCGACATTGAGGAGGGGCGCCACCCGGTGGTGGAGCAGACGCTCCCGCCGGGCGACCCCTTCATCCCCAACGACATGGCCCTCGACCCGGACGACGAGCAGGTCCTCATCATCACGGGGCCCAACATGGCCGGCAAGAGCGTCGCCCTGCGGCAGGTGGGCCTCATCGTGCTGCTCGCGCAGGTCGGCTCGTTCGTGCCCGCCGAGGCGGCCCAGATCGGGGTGGTGGACCGCATCTTTACCCGCGTCGGGGCGTCGGACAACCTCGCGGCGGGGGAGAGCACGTTCCTCGTCGAGATGAACGAGGCGGCCAACATCCTCAACAACGCCACGGCCCGGTCCCTCATCCTGTTCGACGAGGTGGGGCGCGGCACGTCCACGTTCGACGGCCTGTCCATCGCGTGGGCCATCGTGGAGTACCTGCACGAACGGCCCGAGGTGGCGGCGCGGACCCTCTTCGCCACCCACTACCACGAGCTCAACGCCATGGCCGACCGCCTGGAGCGGGTGCACAACTACCGCATCCAGGTGAGCGAGCACGAGGGCGAGATCGTCTTCCTCCGCAAGCTCATTCCGGGGGGCGCGGATCACTCCTACGGCATTGAGGTGGCGAAGATGGCCGGCCTGCCGGACGCGGTGATCGCCCGGGCCCGGGAGGTCCTCCAGAACCTGGAGAGCCAACACCTGGAGGTGGGGGCCGACGAGGCGGATGGGGCCCCCTCGGAGGACCCGCCCTCGGGAGACGGTGTGCGTGCCCGGAAGGGCGAGGCCGGCGCGGTGACGGACCTGGAGGACAGCCAGGCCAACCAGATGCACCTCTTTGGGCAGCCCGACCCGGCCGCGGAAGAGATCAAGGAGATGCTCGGCGAGATCGACCCGAACCGAATCACGCCGGTGGAGGCGCTCATGAAGCTGGCGGAGATGAAGGAGACGCTGGCGGACTGA
- a CDS encoding universal stress protein encodes MYDVLLIPVDLSSTNESVLDAARDLAAPDHTRVVLHHAIETLQDEAPGEMDDFYADLQQEAEKKLGAWTSDLAEDGFDVDFMITYGERGPEITRVAEEQDADLLVMRSHRVDRDDPDSPVGTVSHQVAVFAPCSVHLVRP; translated from the coding sequence ATGTACGACGTCCTCCTCATTCCGGTTGACCTCTCCAGCACCAACGAATCCGTCCTCGATGCGGCCCGAGACCTTGCCGCCCCGGACCATACCCGCGTGGTGCTCCACCACGCCATCGAAACGCTTCAGGACGAGGCGCCCGGCGAAATGGACGACTTTTACGCGGACCTCCAGCAGGAGGCCGAAAAAAAGCTGGGGGCGTGGACGAGCGACCTGGCCGAGGACGGGTTTGACGTCGACTTCATGATCACGTACGGGGAGCGCGGCCCCGAAATCACACGGGTCGCCGAGGAGCAGGACGCGGATCTTCTCGTGATGCGCTCCCACCGGGTGGACCGGGACGACCCGGACAGCCCGGTCGGAACGGTGAGCCACCAGGTGGCCGTCTTCGCCCCGTGCTCCGTCCACCTGGTACGTCCCTAA